The proteins below are encoded in one region of Naumovozyma castellii chromosome 6, complete genome:
- the HER2 gene encoding glutamyl-tRNA(Gln) amidotransferase subunit HER2 (ancestral locus Anc_5.33) produces MNSSGTRTILQRLETIPIIQSKYNIFTHVEPINKINKNLLKGSTVNNPLSNTLCAVKDNIATNDMPTTCSSSMLSNYQSPFDATVVKLLRESGTTIVGKTNMDEFAMGSLGIHSHYGPALNPLFHDVDTVSGGSSSGSAGSVTSGVVHFALGTDTGGSVRLPACYCSVLGFKGSYGRISRFGVVSFAQSLDTVGIMADNLQRVKDVFNTLDKFDKKDPTSLSEDLRNEINSISKLREKRGRAKFRIGIPKFNLSKNSVNETIRTCFIGFLDTLMKQGHEIFPVELPSMKYALPVYYTIAPSEAVSNLARYDGIRYGTRDEKEDISNESFFSSTRSKFGKEVQRRLILGNYNLISESFKNNFLKAQTLRVSLINEFDNIFSFPNVLTRNQNDDINGLDFLLSPTSVNLPKGIDEIAKEKGYDGTSSTNEYMNDLFTIPVSLAGLPALTIPAKKRAPIGIQLIGQYGDDQNVLNFAEKLVNELK; encoded by the coding sequence ATGAATTCCTCAGGCACTCGAACTATACTACAGAGGCTCGAGACTATTCCTATTATCCAGtccaaatataatatatttacaCATGTGGAGCCTATAAACAAGATAAACAAAAACTTACTTAAGGGTTCTACTGTAAACAACCCACTGTCCAATACACTGTGTGCCGTAAAGGATAATATTGCGACGAATGATATGCCAACTACATGCTCCTCTTCCATGCTATCTAACTATCAATCACCATTTGATGCTACTGTtgttaaattattaagGGAATCTGGCACAACGATTGTGGGTAAGACTAATATGGATGAATTCGCTATGGGGTCCTTGGGGATACATTCACATTACGGTCCAGCATTGAACCCTTTATTTCATGATGTGGATACCGTTTCAGGTGGTTCATCGAGTGGTTCTGCAGGTTCTGTCACTTCTGGGGTGGTACATTTTGCCCTGGGAACAGACACAGGGGGTTCTGTTAGATTACCTGCTTGCTATTGTTCAGTATTAGGATTTAAAGGATCTTACGGTCGTATTTCAAGGTTTGGAGTGGTAAGTTTTGCTCAAAGTTTGGATACGGTGGGTATTATGGCTGATAATTTACAAAGAGTGAAAGACGTATTCAACACTTTagataaatttgataagAAAGACCCAACTTCCTTATCCGAAGACCTTCGAAATGAAATAAACTCAATTAGTAAATTACGAGAAAAGAGGGGGAGAGCAAAATTTAGAATTGGAATCCCAAAATTTAATCTTTCGAAGAATTCAGTAAATGAAACGATAAGGACCTGTTTCATAGGCTTTCTAGATACGTTGATGAAACAAGGGCATGAAATATTTCCTGTGGAGTTACCATCCATGAAATATGCATTACCTGTGTATTACACAATTGCCCCTTCTGAAGctgtttccaatttggcACGTTATGATGGTATAAGATATGGGACAAGAGATGAGAAGGAAGATATTTCGAATGAATCGTTCTTCTCTTCAACAAGATCAAAATTTGGGAAGGAGGtccaaagaagattgaTTCTTGGTAATTATAATCTGATATCTGAATCGTTTAAGAATAATTTCCTTAAGGCGCAAACATTAAGAGtatcattaattaatgaattcGATAATATATTCAGCTTTCCCAACGTATTAACGAGAAATCAAAATGACGATATTAACGGACTAGACTTTTTGCTAAGTCCAACATCAGTGAATTTGCCAAAGGGCATAGACGAAATTGCAAAAGAAAAGGGATACGATGGGACTTCCTCCACTAATGAGTATATGAATGACCTATTCACTATACCTGTTTCATTGGCAGGATTACCAGCTTTAACAATTCCTGCTAAAAAAAGAGCCCCTATAGGGATACAACTGATAGGCCAATATGGAGATGATCAAAATGTCTTAAATTTTGCCGAAAAGCttgttaatgaattaaagtAA
- the GOT1 gene encoding Got1p (ancestral locus Anc_5.35), with protein sequence MGVFTFFDRALLALGNVLFLIGVLLIIGPQKTYNFFTRPTKRRGSICFVFGVTLILMKWTFLGFIIESLGIVGLFGDFFGIIVQFLRSMPIIGPILSNPVIAPFIDKIAGIRVLPV encoded by the coding sequence ATGGGAGTTTTTACATTTTTTGACCGTGCATTACTGGCCTTAGGGAACGTGCTATTTCTAATTGGGGTTTTATTGATCATCGGTCCACAAAAGActtataatttcttcaccaGACCAACAAAGAGGCGTGGTTCCATATGTTTCGTTTTTGGTGTCACTTTAATTCTAATGAAATGGACGTTCCTCGGATTTATTATTGAGTCGTTAGGGATTGTAGGTTTGTTTGGAGAtttctttggaattattGTTCAATTCTTAAGATCGATGCCTATCATTGGTCCTATTTTATCAAATCCTGTTATTGCTCCATTTATAGATAAGATTGCCGGTATCAGGGTGTTGCCGGTATAA
- the PRP19 gene encoding E3 ubiquitin-protein ligase PRP19 (ancestral locus Anc_4.18), with product MFCAISGKPAKVPVVSLKSKCVFEKSLIEQYINETGKDPITNELITKDDLMELSQNPQQTALTNTLNSATLNSNYSIPNLLSTLQNEWDAIMLENFKLRKANDELAKNLSTALYEIDAAKIVAAKAMKERDQIIQELNEVTKAIGMDESDEENNKEPTPEVKPTRKRTRSKK from the coding sequence ATGTTCTGTGCCATAAGTGGAAAGCCAGCCAAAGTTCCTGTTGTTTCGCTTAAATCCAAGTGTGTGTTCGAGAAATCCCTCATTGAGCAATACATTAATGAAACAGGGAAAGATCCAATAACAAACGAACTTATAACGAAGGATGACCTCATGGAACTATCACAAAACCCGCAACAGACAGCATTGACGAATACTTTGAACTCGGCAACATTAAACTCTAATTATAGCATTCCTAATCTACTTTCCACATTACAAAACGAATGGGATGCTATTAtgttggaaaatttcaaattacgAAAGGCCAATGATGAACTTGCAAAAAACCTATCCACTGCATTATATGAGATAGATGCCGCAAAGATTGTAGCAGCTAAAGCTATGAAGGAAAGAGATCAAATCATCCAAGAATTGAACGAAGTGACGAAAGCCATAGGCATGGATGAATccgatgaagaaaataacaaaGAACCTACACCAGAAGTTAAACCCACCAGAAAGAGGACGAGATCTAAGAAATAG
- the TDA1 gene encoding protein kinase TDA1 (ancestral locus Anc_5.38) produces MSLNVPHRDMRSRAKSTTDIMTWPQLNHNETAFKCKYITKCDSQLGDGNFSIVKECMNIQTKDLFAMKLVNKNLVKDKLQIIQREFKLLKFISEEIRSLERNHEHDSLASSSSLARVRRSSANDTFDGHHHILQLFDFFETQDSIVLITQLCQKDDLYELIINNGKLDLQRQVIPFTACLISAFQFLHSHGIVHRDIKAENVLFRLNKNKSQSNNTVDTKYDLMAHDLILADFGLAVQLDAATDNALKEYVGTISYIAPEIVKCKGVGSFTRDELTNLKKYGCPVDIWALGVLVYFMAFGYTPFDCETDDETLDCISKCDYYMDEELVNDPKYKEFWSFIKCCFIVDDNRRPSSFDLKTHPFISDYFTTSNGSSRPQYLLRSQSHTLADYKEKQKMKKNSNTSKDIIVEDQELVDVPEDIYDNISLVRNKSSSSLHSLKSPSRSNISSNSSSTSLSYFSISRPKTKNTNVSDDSVRPQNESTHKLNVPELLLQKEEDQQTHDKNLDKIRDTLRRTLSMTSLRKPVPLSTSSLNPKQLKKNSTFVLDPKPPVTSLMNGCFSTTPEALSNFNSPKVLSRQNSYNESMNFTDSIPNTTEGPYINKNLQYSVENDDEDDIGIVI; encoded by the coding sequence ATGTCACTTAACGTTCCACACAGGGACATGCGTTCCCGTGCCAAATCCACCACTGATATAATGACATGGCCTCAGCTAAACCATAATGAGACGGCTTTCAAATGCAAATACATTACTAAGTGTGACTCGCAACTAGGTGATGGGAACTTTAGTATTGTGAAGGAATGCATGAATATTCAGACGAAGGATCTGTTTGCCATGAAGTTAGTGAATAAAAACCTTGTGAAGGACAAGTTACAAATCATACAAAGAGAGttcaaattattgaagTTCATCTCAGAGGAGATTAGATCTCTGGAGAGGAACCATGAACACGATTCGTTGGCTTCCAGTTCCTCATTGGCGAGGGTAAGGAGGTCATCTGCAAATGATACCTTTGATGGCCACCATCACATTTTGCAATTATTCGATTTTTTCGAAACTCAAGATAGTATTGTCTTAATCACACAACTATGTCAGAAGGATGATCTTTATGAacttattattaataatgggaAGTTGGATTTACAAAGGCAAGTGATCCCATTTACAGCTTGTCTAATTAGTGCCTTCCAATTCTTACATTCTCATGGTATTGTTCACAGAGATATTAAAGCGGAGAATGTATTGTTCAGATTGAATAAGAATAAGAGTCAAAGTAATAATACTGTAGACACCAAATATGACTTAATGGCTCATGATTTAATACTGGCAGACTTCGGGTTGGCTGTCCAACTGGATGCGGCAACAGATAATGCATTGAAGGAGTATGTGGGAACCATCTCATATATTGCACCGGAAATTGTAAAATGTAAGGGAGTAGGTTCCTTCACCAGAGATGAATTAACCAACCTGAAGAAATATGGTTGCCCCGTTGATATTTGGGCATTAGGTGTTTTGGTGTATTTTATGGCATTTGGTTATACTCCATTTGATTGTGAAACGGATGATGAAACATTAGATTGTATTAGTAAATGTGATTATTATATGGATGAGGAACTTGTCAATGATCCTaaatataaagaattttGGAGTTTCATAAAATGTTGTTTCATTGTGGATGATAATAGAAGACCAAGCtcttttgatttgaaaactCATCCATTCATATCAGATTATTTTACTACTTCCAACGGGAGCTCTAGACCACAGTATTTATTAAGATCACAATCGCACACTTTGGCCGATTATAAggagaaacaaaagatgaagaaaaatagCAATACAAGTAAAGATATCATTGTGGAAGATCAAGAATTAGTGGATGTACCTGAAGATATTTATGacaatatttctttggtaagaaataaatcatcCTCATCGCTGcattcattgaaatcaCCATCGAGATCAAATATATCGTCAAACTCATCCTCCacttcattatcatatttCAGTATATCAAGACCCAAAACGAAGAATACTAATGTATCAGATGACTCGGTAAGGCCGCAAAATGAGTCAACCCACAAACTTAATGTTCCTGAACTGTTACttcaaaaagaagaagatcaacAAACTCATGATAAGAATTTGGACAAGATAAGAGATACTTTAAGGAGAACATTGTCAATGACATCTTTAAGGAAACCAGTGCCATTGTCCACTTCATCGTTAAACCCtaaacaattaaagaagaactCGACATTTGTGTTGGATCCTAAGCCGCCAGTTACATCATTAATGAATGGTTGTTTCAGTACTACACCAGAGGCACTctccaatttcaattctccAAAAGTGTTGTCAAGACAAAATTCGTataatgaatcaatgaACTTTACAGACTCTATTCCAAATACTACGGAAGGACCCTATATCAACAAGAACTTGCAATATAGTGttgagaatgatgatgaagatgatattgGTATAGTGATATag
- the HAS1 gene encoding ATP-dependent RNA helicase HAS1 (ancestral locus Anc_5.40), with protein MAPPTKRSRNDDDPKEEKVADKRSPKTASLEMETQSNDSQTIPTKFQDLTLSPPTLKAIEKMGFTTLTPVQARTIPPLMAGRDVLGAAKTGSGKTLAFLIPAIELLHSLKFKPRNGTGIIVITPTRELALQIFGVARELMEFHSQTFGIVIGGANRRQEADKLMKGVNMLIATPGRLLDHLQNTKGFVFKNLKALIIDEADRILEIGFEDEMKQIIKILPNEDRQSMLFSATQTTKVEDLARISLRKGPLFINVASEDNTSTADGLEQGYVVCDSDKRFLLLFSFLKRNQKKKIIVFLSSCNSVKYYAELLNYIDLPVLELHGKQKQQKRTNTFFEFCNADRGILICTDVAARGLDIPAVDWIVQFDPPDDPRDYIHRVGRTARGTKGKGKSLMFLTPSELGFLRYLKAAKVPLNEYEFPTNKIANVQSQLEKLIKSNYYLHQTAKDGYRSYLQAYASHSLKTVYQIDKLDLAKVAKSYGFPIPPKVNITIGASGKTPATKKRRISKH; from the coding sequence ATGGCTCCTCCAACTAAACGTTCCAGAAATGATGACGATccaaaagaggaaaaagTAGCAGATAAGAGAAGCCCAAAAACTGCCTCTCTAGAAATGGAGACTCAATCTAATGATTCTCAAACCATCCCCACgaaattccaagatttaACTCTATCACCACCTACATTAAAGGCCATTGAAAAGATGGGATTTACCACATTGACTCCTGTTCAAGCCAGAACCATCCCTCCATTAATGGCAGGTAGAGATGTCCTTGGTGCCGCCAAGACTGGGTCTGGTAAGACATTAGCATTTTTAATTCCAGctattgaattattacattctttgaaatttaaacCTAGAAATGGGACAGGTATCATTGTTATCACCCCAACTAGAGAATTAGCACTACAAATTTTTGGTGTGGCTCGTGAACTAATGGAGTTCCATTCTCAAACTTTTGGGATTGTCATTGGTGGTGCCAATAGAAGACAAGAAGCTGACAAGTTAATGAAGGGGGTCAATATGTTAATTGCTACTCCTGGTAGATTATTGGATCATTTACAAAATACTAAAGGTTTTGTGtttaagaatttgaaagCTTTGATTATTGATGAAGCGGATCGTATCTTAGAAATTGGGTTCGAAGATGAAATGAAAcaaatcatcaaaattcTACCTAACGAAGATAGACAATCTATGTTATTCTCTGCTACACAAACTACTAAAGTGGAAGATTTAGCAAGAATATCTTTGAGAAAGGGACCacttttcattaatgttgCATCTGAAGATAATACCTCTACAGCAGATGGGCTGGAACAAGGTTATGTTGTTTGTGATAGTGATAAAAGATTTCTGTTATTGTTCTCTTTCTTGAAGAGAaaccaaaagaagaagattattgttttccttTCATCTTGTAATTCTGTCAAATATTATgctgaattattaaattacATTGATTTACCTGTCCTTGAATTGCATGGTAAGCAAAAGCAACAAAAGAGAACAAAtacattttttgaattttgtaaTGCTGACAGAGGTATCCTAATCTGCACAGATGTCGCCGCTAGAGGGTTGGATATACCTGCTGTGGATTGGattgttcaatttgatCCTCCTGATGATCCAAGAGATTATATTCATAGAGTTGGTAGAACTGCAAGAGGTACCAAGGGTAAGGGTAAATCACTAATGTTCTTGACTCCAAGCGAACTAGGATTCCTAAGGTATTTGAAGGCTGCTAAAGTGCCATTGAATGAATATGAATTCCCCACTAATAAGATTGCCAATGTTCAATCCCAACTAGAAAAACTAATCAAATCTAACTATTATTTACATCAAACTGCCAAAGATGGTTATAGATCTTATTTGCAAGCATATGCTTCccattctttgaaaactgtctatcaaattgataaattagaTTTAGCTAAGGTGGCAAAATCATATGGGTTCCCAATCCCTCCAAAGGTTAATATAACAATAGGCGCAAGTGGCAAGACACCAGCTACGAAAAAGCGCAGAATAAGCAAGCATTAG
- the MES1 gene encoding methionine--tRNA ligase MES1 (ancestral locus Anc_5.41), whose protein sequence is MAPSKISFDKVKDHSHQVTLANNLKVALAIEYATKDLKLTIDEETDETLLAVSDSFHLVDANAIVRYALNDFNDQDSGEYELQSTLYENEAPADIDNIVTNTISKYLTDIKEPVSATKLITLANAFALNSELVKSKLTSLPEKINSAIELATKNTPRSSAAFKNTGNVNVQKGFLVIPQDDEILPKKDERNILITSALPYVNNVPHLGNIVGSVLSADIFARYCKSRNYNTLFICGTDEYGTATETKALEEGVSPRELCDKYHKIHSDVYKWFQIGFDYFGRTTTEKQTEIAQDIFTKLDKNGYLEEQSMKQLYCPVHNSYLADRYVEGECPKCHYEDARGDQCDKCGSLLDPFELINPRCKLDNASPIPKFSDHIFLSLDKLEGGITEWFKKSSEEGKWSKNSKTITQSWLKDGLKPRCITRDLVWGTPVPLEKYKDKVLYVWFDATIGYVSITANYTEGWKQWWKNPENVKLYQFMGKDNVPFHTVVFPGSELGTGDEWTMLHHLNTTEYLQYEGGKFSKSRGVGVFGNNAQESGVSPSVWRYYLASVRPESSDSHFSWDDFVARNNGELLANLGNFVNRLIKFVNAKYNGVVPKYDPKQLSNYDNLKKTIDDTLKSYINEMEDGHERRGLEIAMALSSHGNQFLQENKLDNALFSQSPTKSDAVVGVGLNIIYVVASLIYPFMPETAEKINKMLNAPALKIDDEFHLALLPGHNINKAEYLFHRIEDKQIEQWRKMYGGKQV, encoded by the coding sequence ATGGCTCCATCTAAAATATCCTTTGATAAGGTAAAGGATCATTCTCACCAAGTCACCTTAGCAAATAACTTAAAGGTTGCTCTAGCTATTGAGTATGCCACTAAAGATCTTAAATTAaccattgatgaagaaactgaTGAAACTTTATTAGCCGTTTCAGATTCGTTCCATTTAGTCGATGCCAATGCCATTGTAAGATACGCCCTAAATGACTTCAATGATCAAGATAGTGGTGAATACGAACTCCAATCTACCTTGTACGAAAACGAAGCCCCAGCTGATATCGACAACATTGTCACTAACACTATTTCCAAATACTTAACAGATATTAAGGAACCAGTGAGTGCTACTAAGTTGATTACTCTAGCTAATGCCTTTGCTTTGAACTCTGAATTGGTTAAATCTAAATTGACTTCTTTACCAGAAAAGATCAATAGCGCCATTGAATTGGCCACCAAGAATACTCCACGTTCATCCGCAGCTTTCAAAAATACAGGTAACGTTAATGTTCAAAAAGGGTTCCTAGTCATCCCacaagatgatgaaattttacCAAAGAAGgatgaaagaaatattttgattacTTCTGCTCTACCTTACGTTAACAATGTCCCTCATTTGGGTAACATTGTTGGTAGTGTCTTATCTGCTGATATTTTCGCTCGTTATTGTAAATCTAGAAATTACAATACTTTATTCATCTGTGGTACTGATGAATATGGTACCGCTACTGAAACCAAGGCTTTAGAAGAAGGTGTTTCCCCACGTGAATTATGTGACAAATATCATAAGATTCATAGTGATGTTTACAAGTGGTTCCAAATTGGGTTTGACTACTTCGGTAGAACTACTACTGAAAAGCAAACCGAAATTGCTCAAGATATCTTCACCAAATTGGATAAAAATGGTTATTTGGAAGAACAAtcaatgaaacaattataCTGCCCAGTGCATAACTCCTACTTGGCTGATAGATACGTAGAAGGAGAATGTCCAAAATGTCATTATGAAGATGCTCGTGGTGATCAATGTGATAAGTGTGGTTCTTTGTTGGATCCATTTGAATTGATTAACCCTCGTTGTAAGTTAGACAATGCCTCACCTATTCCAAAGTTCTCAGATCATATCTTCTTGTCTCTAGATAAATTGGAGGGTGGGATCACTGAATGGTTTAAGAAATCTTCTGAAGAAGGTAAATGGTCCAAGAACTCAAAGACTATTACTCAATCATGGTTAAAGGATGGTTTGAAACCACGTTGTATTACCAGAGATTTAGTTTGGGGTACTCCAGTCCCattagaaaaatataaGGATAAAGTGTTATATGTGTGGTTTGATGCTACCATTGGTTACGTTTCTATTACTGCCAACTATACAGAGGGTTGGAAACAATGGTGGAAGAACCCAGAAAATGTTAAACTATATCAATTCATGGGTAAAGACAATGTTCCTTTCCATACTGTGGTTTTCCCAGGTTCTGAATTGGGTACTGGTGATGAATGGACCATGTTGCATCATTTGAACACTACTGAATATTTACAGTATGAAGGTGGTAAGTTTTCCAAAAGTAGAGGTGTTGGTGTTTTCGGTAATAATGCTCAGGAATCTGGTGTTTCTCCTAGTGTCTGGAGATATTACTTAGCTTCTGTTAGACCCGAATCTAGTGACTCTCATTTTTCATGGGATGATTTTGTTGCTAGAAATAATGGTGAATTATTGGCTAACTTGGGTAATTTTGTCAACAGATTGATTAAATTTGTCAATGCTAAATATAACGGTGTTGTTCCAAAGTATGATCCAAAGCAATTGTCAAACTATGATAATCTAAAGAAGACTATTGACGACACTCTAAAGAGCTacattaatgaaatggaagatgGTCATGAAAGACGTGGTCTTGAAATTGCTATGGCTTTAAGTTCTCACGGTAATCAATTCTTGcaagaaaacaaattgGATAACGCTCTATTTTCTCAATCCCCAACAAAATCAGATGCTGTTGTTGGTGTTGGCTTGAATATCATTTATGTTGTTGCCTCTTTGATCTACCCATTCATGCCAGAAACTGctgaaaaaattaataagaTGTTAAATGCTCCAGCTTTGaagattgatgatgaattccATTTGGCTCTATTACCTGGCCATAACATAAATAAGGCCGAATACTTATTCCATCGTATTGAAGACAAGCAAATCGAACAATGGAGGAAAATGTATGGTGGTAAACAAGTTTAA
- the ABZ2 gene encoding aminodeoxychorismate lyase ABZ2 (ancestral locus Anc_5.44) — translation MANLIPSKYTDNYHLESYGTQNFEILSTLLYDPCLTGFNLKIEKPYEYEIISPLVGCTKTYQDMVSADETFSDQQIESFVKDITNPIIHRLNPSLEKISREFRRTTNLFELFYNRFLLLDRQYERVNYTLRFFNWNYHIGFYELLEKLINALPTTESVDSLEQKMSLLLTQRDTYKMRVLAAADGTVKVEAHLLSVEKPIYNSTSDYFIKRFLSPWSPKPTSESWDVFINDKPTKVSPFTSFKTTNRKHYTQARDFMNVVSTSFKSKISTNRKSEVLIYNDKKQLMEGSITNVAIKRKTDGVYVTPPLTSGCLYGTMRSYLLSAGLIEEEDINIESLRNGEDIILFNGVMGCVEGTIRRTDF, via the coding sequence ATGGCAAACTTAATTCCCTCTAAATACACCGACAACTATCACCTAGAGAGTTACGGTACccaaaattttgaaattctatCTACACTCCTTTATGACCCATGTCTAACTGGTTTCAATcttaaaattgaaaaaccATACGAATATGAGATAATTTCCCCACTTGTTGGGTGCACCAAGACATATCAGGACATGGTCAGTGCCGATGAAACATTCTCAGAccaacaaattgaaagCTTTGTGAAGGACATTACAAACCCCATTATTCATCGATTGAATCCATCCCTTGAGAAAATCTCCAGAGAATTTAGAAGGACTACCAATTTATTCGAATTATTTTACAATAGGTTCCTTCTACTCGACCGTCAATATGAAAGAGTTAATTACACACTCcgtttcttcaattggaattatCATATTGGGTTTTATGAACTTCTCGAAAAGTTAATCAATGCATTACCTACAACAGAAAGCGTTGATTCACTGGAGCAAAAGATGTCGTTACTTTTGACTCAACGTGATACATACAAAATGAGAGTTTTAGCTGCCGCTGACGGAACTGTAAAGGTCGAAGCTCATTTATTATCAGTAGAAAAACCAATTTATAATTCAACATCAGACTACTTTATTAAAAGGTTTCTTTCTCCATGGAGTCCAAAACCAACTTCTGAATCTTGGGATgtttttattaatgataaacCAACAAAGGTCTCTCCATTTACTTCTTTCAAAACTACAAATCGAAAACATTACACTCAAGCAAGAGATTTTATGAATGTTGTTTCGACAAGTTTCAAGAGTAAGATATCAACAAACCGGAAGTCTGAAGTACTTATTTACAATGATAAAAAGCAATTAATGGAAGGGTCTATAACAAATGTGGCAATTAAGAGAAAAACAGATGGCGTATACGTCACACCACCCCTAACATCTGGATGTTTATATGGTACAATGAGGAGTTATTTACTCTCAGCAGGTCtgattgaagaagaagatatcaATATTGAAAGTCTAAGAAACGGAGAAGATATCATACTCTTTAATGGGGTCATGGGTTGTGTAGAAGGAACTATTAGAAGGACAGATTTTTAA